In Drosophila yakuba strain Tai18E2 chromosome 2R, Prin_Dyak_Tai18E2_2.1, whole genome shotgun sequence, a single genomic region encodes these proteins:
- the LOC6530729 gene encoding uncharacterized protein LOC6530729 encodes MADMEEYNHPLAKITSISEELERTHLARVPQVLQRLEDIREPEDEMLLAEGSRLSKKLIWEDY; translated from the exons ATGGCAGACATGGAGGAATACAACCATCCATTGGCAAAAATAACCTCTATATCCGAGGAACTGG AAAGAACACATCTGGCCCGCGTGCCGCAAGTCCTGCAGCGATTGGAGGACATCCGGGAGCCGGAGGACGAAATGCTGCTGGCTGAAGGTAGTCGACTGAGTAAAAAACTCATTTGGGAGGACTACTAG